The following is a genomic window from Rutidosis leptorrhynchoides isolate AG116_Rl617_1_P2 chromosome 8, CSIRO_AGI_Rlap_v1, whole genome shotgun sequence.
AAGAGCTTTCAAAAGATGGATTtttgattaatcattctaaaatatTGGTGGGGTCAGGCTCTGATGCTTATGAAAAAGGGAAAACTGCTCTCCAAACATGGAGGTTTGTTTACATATTTCCCTACAAATATTTTAGGCTAAACTAAGTAGAACTGCTAGGTCAATGACAATTTGGTCTGAGGGTTGTTGTTTTGTTGTTTGATAGGCATTTTGGATTGAGTTGGGCATTTGTTGATCCAAAGACACCAATTGAAAAAGGGGTGAAGTTTTGTGTTTGTGTGAAGGAGTTTGTACCGTGGCTTAGGATGCCTTTGCAGATTATTTATGCTAACGAAACTAGAAGCAATAAAACGTCTGCGTCTTTTGGTTTTGGTGGAGGCACTCTTGGAGGACACTTACTGGTTTGTGCTTCCCCTTTTTGATATGTTttcgtatttatttattattattgttaaaattaaatttaaaattgctATGAATTCTGATACAATTTACTCATTGAGGTTTTGTTAATAACAGTCTGGAGAAGAGCGGTTTTCAGTTGAGATGGATGGAGACAAACAAGTTTGGTACGAAATACTTTCGATTTCAAAACCAGCACATCCTCTATCTGTTATTGGGTATCCATATGTATTTCTTAGGCAAAAATATTTTGCTCACCAATCAAGTGATGCAGTTAGAAAA
Proteins encoded in this region:
- the LOC139862987 gene encoding UPF0548 protein At2g17695, coding for MVFLSWTRPTPKDQKDCINKSGTFNYDSKYRGVTAKPLSMLKEDKELSKDGFLINHSKILVGSGSDAYEKGKTALQTWRHFGLSWAFVDPKTPIEKGVKFCVCVKEFVPWLRMPLQIIYANETRSNKTSASFGFGGGTLGGHLLSGEERFSVEMDGDKQVWYEILSISKPAHPLSVIGYPYVFLRQKYFAHQSSDAVRKFVSSK